The genomic DNA TGAACTCGAGAAAGTTCAGCCCGTCCGCGGACTCGTAGCGCGTGCGGTACGCGTCGGCGGCGAGCATCCGGTTGACCGAGAACTGGCGGCCGACGTCGCGCAGGAACTCCAGGTAGTTCAGCGGCACGAGCCAGTCGGCGTTGTTCACGAGCGCCGCCCGCCCCTGCGAGAAGTCGACGAAGCGACCGAGCTGCGCGCGCAGGGCCGCGGCGTTGGCGGCCACCTCCTCGCGCGTCATCACCCGGCGCAGCTCCGTGCGCCCGGACGGGTCGCCCACGAGCCCGGTGCCGCCGCCGACGAGGGCCACGGGACGGTGGCCGGCGCGCTGCAGGTGCACGAGCGACATGATCGGCACCAGGCTGCCGACGTGCAGGCTGGAGGCGGTCGGGTCGAAGCCGATGTAGGCGCTGGCGGGCGTGGCGAGCAGCGCCCGCAGCTCCTCCTCGGGTCCGGCGACCTGCTCGATGAAGCCGCGCTCGCGCAGCGTGTCCAGCAGGTTGGGGGCGGCGGTCATGGCTGCACAGGGTATAGCGGGCGGGTCGCCAGCGTCAATGATCCGCGCCTGCGCGCAGATCCGGCAGGGCAGGCCTGTCGATTGCCTTGGACACGGCAGGACGTTGAAGACTCACTGCCGCGCCGTCTACTCTTCCGATCCGCGCGTACGCCCGGACGTGGGGCCGCCCGCGCACGACACCCGCTCCAGGTAGCCGGCCAGCTCGAAGCCGGGCGAGTGCGCCGGCGTGTGGCAGAGCCGACAGATCCGGTTGGCCTCGCACGGCGGGCAGTCCCCGCCGGTCTCGGTCGGCACCAGCTCCGGGTGGCCGCTGCCGGCGTGGTCGGCCGCCGGGCCGTGGCAGGCCTCGCAGCCGACGGCGGC from bacterium includes the following:
- a CDS encoding multiheme c-type cytochrome translates to VLQGPEPADPACLRCHVTGDHDPLGQAAAAARPDLAAVGCEACHGPAADHAGSGHPELVPTETGGDCPPCEANRICRLCHTPAHSPGFELAGYLERVSCAGGPTSGRTRGSEE